DNA from Candidatus Hydrogenedentota bacterium:
GTCCGCGAGCCCGAGGCCTGGCAGGCGGCGCGCGCTCGCGCACGCGAGGCCAAAGCGAAGGGCGAACGCCGGCAGGTGGGGTCGATCGTGGCCTTGTTCACCGAGCCGACGGTGCGCCGGAACACCCTGGTGGGCGTCGCACTTGCAGCGGTGGGCGTAATCGGGTTCTGGGGCATCAGCACGTGGACGCCCGAACTGTTGCGGGCTACCCTCAGCGCGCAGAACCTGGACCCGGGCCTTATTGAGCGACGCGTCAGTTACGCCGGAATGCTGCAGAACTTCGGCGGCATGTTCGGCGCGCTGGCATTCGGGTGGTTGGCGCGGCGAATCGGGCGGCGCCCGGCCTTCCTCATCGCCCTGCTGGGGTGCGCCGTCGAGATTCCGGCCACCTTCTTCTTCGCCAATACGTACCATATGGCCTTGGTGTTCTTCTTTGGCATGGGTTTCGTCCTGCTGCTGTTGCTGGGCGGGTTCACGGTGTACTTCCCCGAGCTGTTCCCCACGCGCTTGCGCGCCACGGGAACGGGGTTCTGCTACAACGTCGCGCGGTACCTTTCGGCCCCGTCGCCGGCGTTCTTTGGCCAACTGAGCGCGGCCATCGGCATTCAGAAAGCTGCTCTTGCGATCTCGTCGGCCTTCGTGCTCGGCATCGCCGTGCTGCCGTTCGCGCCGGAAACAAAGGGCAAACCTTTGCCGGAGTGATCGACGAAGCCGCATCGTAGGTATGGGGGCCGAACCCGGCGTTCGGTTTTGCGCCAGGTTCCTGTATTGCGCCGTACCGCGCAGACCGGGGGGCGCTTCGGTTTCCGGAGGCGGGTCCGGGCAGGAGTGCTGGGTGGCGCGGCGTGTTTTACCGCCGTGAAAGAAGATGCCCGTCGCGTGAGGGGTTCATTTCCGCCAGTGAGCGGTACGGCCTTCCCGCACAGCTGCCGCGCCGTATTTGCCCGACAAGACTGCCACGATACGCTCGAACCAGGCGTCCAGCTCCGGCGGCCCGCCAAGACTCGACCATAGCGCTTCGGCAACGGCGCCGGGGCTCTGTTCGAAACCTCACCCCTTGCAGGAGATAATGGTATTCAGAATCGTCAGCGACACGATGATCGAGCGTTTGAGCGCCGCCACCCGCGCGGCGTCTTTGAACTCGCCTTCGATCGACAGGAAATCGCGCAGGACGGCTTCAAGGCCCTCTTTGTACCCGGCCCGGCCCGCGGCGTTCAGGTAATGCTCGGCGGACATAAAAGCCGCCGGACCAGGAGACGTCCCGAACAGGCCGTCCATATAAAATTCTCCGGGGGGTCCGCCGATGGCCGTGTCAAAGTGATCGTCCATCACCCATTGACCGAAATAGGCATCCTCGGCACGCTCGAAGATGTCGGCGAGCTTGTCGAGCGCGGCGGCGTTCTTTGGACGATAAAGTTCGCCGAGGGTTTCGGCCAGCACGTCGCGCAACTCGCGGCCAGGCTCCTTTAGAATGCGCCCGCCAAAAGCAACGTTCACTTCGACGCCCGGATTGTTCGCCGGACCCTGGTAGTACATGCATCCGCGCGCGCCCTGTTCGAAATGCTTCTTGATCCCCGCGCCCTGCCGCTTGGTGTAGGGCAGGAAGTAGGACGTGCGGTCGAAACGGTGCGACGGGTACAGCCACAACGCGCCTGACGTGCCGTACGCGCAGTGCAGGTCTCTGACGAACTGTGCCCTTTCGTCGTCGGCCACGTACGTGCCCTTCCATCCCTGGTCGTAGAATCCGTCGATGTGGCGGCTCATCTCGATGATCATCGCTTTGTGCTCCGCCGTGAAGCGCTGCTTGGGACCGACCCAGCCGATGGGTATGACGTTGATGAGCTTGTCCGGCCACTTGCTGCGGATATAGTCGGCCGTCTTGGTGTTGATGCGGCAATGGTAGCCTACCACGCCCTCGGGTCCGCCCGCGCATTGCGTGCAGCAACAACCGCCCTGATCGAACGACTCGAGGTGCACGCCATCCATGTCAAATTCCGTCAGCACGAAATCAAGGATGCGGCTCACCCACTCGAAGGACTTGGGGTTGGCGTCGCACATGGCCGTCTGCAACGGTGTGCCGTCGGGAAGCCTGGCCGCCAGGGAAGGGTCGTTCTTGATGATTTCCTCGTAACCCCAACTGTACGTCCCCATCCCATAGATGATCTTCATGCCCCGTTCGTGGGCGGCGTCGATAATCTTTCGAACGTTCCGCTTGCGGGTCTCATCGATGCCGGCGCCAAGGTTCAGCGGCCAGCCGTGCGTGACAAAGAAGCCCCACGCGTCGAGATGCGTGTATCCCGACCGGCTCTGAAGCTCGAGCGCCGCAATTGTACTGCGAACGGTCTCATCGTCCATCTGGGGCGCGGGCCAATTCTCGAGCGGCAGCGGCTCGAGCCGCATATCGTTGATCCACGCGCCGAAGGCGATACGGTAATCGTACCCGGCCCCTCCAGCGGCCGGAGCAATGGCCGGGGTCTGGGCCGCCCCTGTCTTTGCCGTGGCGGCTATCCCTGCTGCTCCTATAGCCGCCGTCTTGACGAAATCGCGTCGTGTCATAGCCATGATGTCAGTCCCTCGCGCAATTTTCCTTTGGGGCCGTGGCGAACCGCACCCAATGGCCGGGGCAGGGCGTCAATACCCCTTCATGATCCTATTCTTACATGCCATATGCCGTCCAGATTGAGCGTTTCGCATGTGCAGTTGCTCAGATCCGAGTTTTTCAGCCCGATACCCATAGTCTACGAGGATTTCTTTCGCTTTGGACCCCTCCTATTGACGCCACGAGCCGACGCGACTAGGATTAAGGCTGACTCGCTCGCAGGAGGGTGGTGCCATGCAAGAGGATATCTGTTGTCCAGAGTTTGAGCCGGCGCCGTGGGATGGCAAAATCGTCGAGTGGAACGACAAGAAGTTCATCAAGGACCGTGTTTTCACATTCCTGTACATGCCATTCGGCTTCGGCAAAGTCATGAGGGCGCTGGACAGGCAGGTGCGGAATGCCGGCGCCACTATGCCCGACCGGCTATGCCTGTCTGACCACACCTCGAAGTGGAACATGGACGTCTATCTTGCCGTAGACAAAGCGATTCCCGACGCGCAAAACGTCACGCTCAGCGGCAAATTCCTGTGCAAGGTCTACGAAGGTCCTTACAAAGACACGGGCAAATGGTGCAAAGACTTCGAGCTTTTTGCCAAGAGCAAAGACCAAACCATTAAGAAATGGTATATGTGGTATACGACGTGCCCGAAATGCGCGAAGAAATACGGCAAGAACTACGTGGTCTTCCTGGGGAAAACGGGCAACGCCATTTGACGCGGGTGTTCGCCGCCGGCCGGTGAAGAACTCCGCAGCAACGCCGCAGACGGGCGTGAGTTCGGGGTCTCCATGGACCTTCTTGTGCTGCCCGAAGCACAACTAGCGGACGGCGGCGTATCCTCCGGGCACACCTTGCTTCGAATAGACAATCTGCCACAGTTGATTCCACCGCGCTCGGAACGATCCCGCGCAACTCAGGAGATAGTATTTCCACATCCGGCAAAACCGTTCGCCGTAGTCTTTTTCGAAGTCAGCCCAATGCTCGTTGAAATTGCGCCACCATGCCATCAGTGTCTTGTCGTAATCCGCGCCGAAATTGTGGATATCCTCCGTCACGAAAAGGCCCTCCGTGGCCTTTGCCAACTGCTTTATGGATGGAAGCATCGAGTTGGGGAATATGTACTTCTCGATCCAGGGGTCGGTCGAAGTGGTGCTGCGCAAGGTGCCGATTGTCTGAAGCAGGAACAAACCGTGGTCAGCGAGGCAGCGGTGAACGATCTTCATGTAGCCCCGGTAATTCTTGTATCCCACATGTTCGATCATGCCCAATGACACAATCCGGTCGAAACGCCCATTGAGATCTCTATAGTCGCTCAGGCAGAGTTCGATGGGCAGTCCGTCGCACAGCTCTTTCGCCAGCGCAAACTGTTCCTTTGACACGGTTGTTCCGACGGCCTCGATGCGGTACTTCTCCGCGGCATATTTTACGAAAGAGCCCCAACCGCAGCCGATGTCCAGGAGCCGCATCCCCGGTTGCAACCCGATCTTCCTGCAGATCATTTCGAGCTTGTGTTCTTGAGCGTCATCCAGGGTCGACGCGCATTTCCAGTACCCGCACGAATACACGAGGCGCCGGTCGAGCATGGCCTTGTAGAGTTCATTTCCGATGTCATAGTGCCGTTCGCCTATCACAAAGGCGCGCGATCTCCGCTGGCGATTAAACAAACAGGCCTTAATGAATCCCAGAAGGAGGGGCCAGTTCCACAGACCCCGATGAATCTCTCCCGAAAGAACGCGGTGAAAGAATTCGTCAAGCGCGCCGCAATCCCACCAGCCCTCCATGTACGATTCGCCCAAGCCCAGCGAACCCCGGCTCAAAACCCTGCCAAATGTGCGCCCGTCATGTATCTGGATATCCCAGGGACGGTCGCCGCAAATGCGGATATCCGCCCGCGCCAGGAGACTCGCTACTGCCCGCGCCTCCGAAGTGTCGAAAGCGGTGGTCTGTTCCTGTCTCTGTTTGACCATGGCTTGATGCGCCGCCCCATCCAAGGCAGAACCGCACCGAACCCCAAGCTGCCTTCTCTTCTCCGCCCGCGGCGTCAGGCATCTACTATATCATGCTTCCGGGGTGTGCCGCGCTGCGGCACGTCAGCAACGCTCGCGCTAATGCTTCAGCCGA
Protein-coding regions in this window:
- a CDS encoding MFS transporter, with the translated sequence MTQSVDLTERQPWYQGLTGYHYLVLAVACFGWSFDTMDQWLYVFVKQHALRDLLPLTVPNSEVSTYIGYAQTCLILGWATGGLIFGMVGDRLGRTRTMALTILVYALFTGLSGLSQNWWQFALFRFLTGLGVGGEFAAGAALVAESFPAHARSTALSVVQASSTLGNVAAGVINLIMTSYLPVEQAWRWVFAIGILPALLVVVIFAFVREPEAWQAARARAREAKAKGERRQVGSIVALFTEPTVRRNTLVGVALAAVGVIGFWGISTWTPELLRATLSAQNLDPGLIERRVSYAGMLQNFGGMFGALAFGWLARRIGRRPAFLIALLGCAVEIPATFFFANTYHMALVFFFGMGFVLLLLLGGFTVYFPELFPTRLRATGTGFCYNVARYLSAPSPAFFGQLSAAIGIQKAALAISSAFVLGIAVLPFAPETKGKPLPE
- the cfa gene encoding cyclopropane fatty acyl phospholipid synthase, translated to MVKQRQEQTTAFDTSEARAVASLLARADIRICGDRPWDIQIHDGRTFGRVLSRGSLGLGESYMEGWWDCGALDEFFHRVLSGEIHRGLWNWPLLLGFIKACLFNRQRRSRAFVIGERHYDIGNELYKAMLDRRLVYSCGYWKCASTLDDAQEHKLEMICRKIGLQPGMRLLDIGCGWGSFVKYAAEKYRIEAVGTTVSKEQFALAKELCDGLPIELCLSDYRDLNGRFDRIVSLGMIEHVGYKNYRGYMKIVHRCLADHGLFLLQTIGTLRSTTSTDPWIEKYIFPNSMLPSIKQLAKATEGLFVTEDIHNFGADYDKTLMAWWRNFNEHWADFEKDYGERFCRMWKYYLLSCAGSFRARWNQLWQIVYSKQGVPGGYAAVR